The proteins below are encoded in one region of Candidatus Krumholzibacteriota bacterium:
- a CDS encoding BamA/TamA family outer membrane protein, which yields MRPALMMLLVLFAAVPAAGGDGPPADDEWIVLPALFYTPETGTGGGPLVLWNIRHGEERRLSSVFATVCYTEKRQTIVQLGPELVSGDGRWRLVGEIGYERYPSTFYGIGPGPGIEEDYAAESANLLLAFQRRISPGLFAGPRLFLHRERVYEAEAGGLVEGGIPGSGTWSAAGAGLLVTRDTRDDRLQPRSGTFAEAGALACGGDAAYRTAMLDLRAYRSPRKRGVIAARCWFGAAGGEVPFQMLPAIGGVSTMRGYPYARFRDRVAWVCQAEYRLHVWWRLGAAVFGGAGSVAGRLGDLAAEDIETAAGVGLRVQLGKEGAQLRIDMGFGHRSSGLYFVINEAY from the coding sequence TTGCGCCCCGCCCTGATGATGCTCCTCGTGCTTTTCGCCGCCGTCCCCGCCGCCGGGGGCGACGGCCCGCCCGCCGACGACGAATGGATCGTCCTGCCCGCCCTCTTCTATACGCCCGAGACCGGCACCGGCGGGGGCCCCCTCGTGTTGTGGAACATCCGGCACGGCGAGGAGAGACGACTCTCGTCCGTCTTCGCCACCGTCTGCTACACGGAGAAGCGGCAGACGATCGTGCAGCTCGGCCCCGAACTCGTCTCCGGCGACGGCCGGTGGCGACTCGTGGGGGAGATCGGGTACGAGCGCTATCCGTCGACCTTCTACGGCATCGGACCGGGGCCGGGCATCGAGGAGGATTACGCCGCCGAGTCCGCGAATCTGCTCCTCGCTTTCCAGCGCCGCATCAGCCCCGGTCTCTTCGCGGGGCCGCGCCTGTTCCTCCACCGCGAGCGCGTCTACGAGGCGGAGGCGGGCGGTCTCGTCGAAGGCGGCATCCCCGGCTCGGGGACATGGAGCGCCGCGGGCGCGGGATTGCTCGTCACGCGCGACACCCGCGACGACCGGCTCCAGCCGCGCTCGGGGACCTTCGCCGAGGCGGGGGCGCTCGCGTGCGGCGGCGACGCCGCCTACCGGACCGCCATGCTCGACCTGCGCGCCTACCGCTCGCCCCGGAAACGGGGCGTCATCGCCGCGAGGTGCTGGTTCGGCGCGGCCGGCGGCGAGGTTCCCTTCCAGATGCTCCCCGCGATCGGGGGCGTCTCGACGATGCGCGGGTACCCCTACGCCCGTTTCCGCGACCGCGTGGCGTGGGTGTGCCAGGCGGAGTACCGTCTCCATGTGTGGTGGCGTCTCGGCGCCGCGGTCTTCGGCGGCGCAGGGAGCGTCGCCGGCCGGCTCGGCGACCTCGCCGCCGAGGACATCGAGACAGCCGCGGGCGTCGGCCTCCGCGTCCAACTGGGGAAGGAGGGCGCGCAACTCCGGATCGACATGGGGTTCGGCCACCGCTCCTCCGGCCTCTACTTCGTCATCAACGAGGCGTACTGA
- the arfB gene encoding aminoacyl-tRNA hydrolase, whose translation MNDRVSIPDDELRFRFSRSSGPGGQNVNKVATRVTLLFDVEESPSLGEEDRRRIMARLATRIGKDGCLRVVSQRHRTQRANREAAVERFAELLGEALHREKSRRPTRPSRSAREARIRDKKKRSRLKRERSIPLDD comes from the coding sequence ATAAACGACAGGGTGAGCATCCCCGACGACGAGCTCCGGTTCCGTTTCTCCAGGAGCTCGGGGCCGGGGGGCCAGAACGTGAACAAGGTGGCGACGCGCGTCACCCTTCTCTTCGACGTCGAGGAATCGCCGAGCCTCGGCGAGGAGGACCGCAGGCGCATCATGGCGCGCCTGGCCACGCGCATCGGCAAAGACGGCTGCCTGCGCGTCGTCTCGCAGCGGCACCGCACGCAGCGGGCCAACCGCGAGGCGGCCGTCGAACGCTTCGCCGAGCTGCTCGGCGAGGCGCTGCATCGCGAGAAGAGCCGCCGCCCCACGCGCCCCTCCCGCTCGGCCCGCGAAGCCCGCATCCGTGACAAGAAGAAGCGCTCGCGCCTGAAACGCGAGCGCTCGATTCCCCTGGACGACTGA
- a CDS encoding TolC family protein, translating to MTSIMKRSMNRCPRNAAARLAAAFLLLALAAGPAAAEPLQLSIGKAVEMGLQHDEQLRQAAAGIDGAAADLRRAKAGRLPSLSLAGQYTRNIKKPAFFLPPEFGEMFGEDGGGGGVSYVEIGEDNAFSAQALATYNLFTSGRVSAAIGAGREGLAAYREQERAAADYVRYRVREAYYTALLAAKIVDINERAFALTEEAVRVSRAGHDEGTVSRFDLLRAEVELANRRTPLVKAHNDLDQSLITLRRRIGIEADAEIALVDSLETVAMPGTLDGQLAGMRTASPELAALEHQVEAMRHNLDLQRAGRWPVLQLTGSFTVQSEWSNEFVPDTDYIARSAAVGVGFNIPIFDGLETKGRIGKARAELRAAELEFERVEREKALVVRGTWLALENALVSLEGREEGVRLAEEAYRLALVRLRNGLATPLERLDAELALTTARGQLAEALYACNVARAGLELATGSSE from the coding sequence ATGACGAGTATCATGAAACGATCGATGAACCGGTGTCCACGGAACGCGGCGGCGCGGCTGGCCGCGGCTTTCCTGCTTCTGGCGCTGGCCGCGGGGCCGGCGGCCGCCGAGCCCCTGCAGCTTTCGATCGGGAAGGCCGTCGAGATGGGACTCCAGCACGACGAGCAGCTGCGCCAGGCCGCGGCGGGCATCGACGGCGCCGCCGCCGACCTGCGCCGCGCGAAGGCGGGCCGTTTGCCCTCCCTCTCGCTGGCCGGGCAGTACACGCGCAATATCAAGAAGCCGGCCTTCTTCCTGCCGCCCGAGTTCGGCGAGATGTTCGGCGAAGACGGTGGCGGCGGCGGTGTCTCCTACGTGGAAATCGGCGAGGACAACGCATTCAGCGCCCAGGCGCTCGCCACGTACAATCTCTTCACCTCCGGGCGGGTCTCCGCGGCGATCGGCGCGGGGCGCGAGGGGCTCGCCGCGTACCGGGAGCAGGAACGCGCGGCGGCCGATTACGTCCGCTACCGCGTCCGCGAGGCATATTATACCGCCCTGCTCGCCGCCAAGATCGTCGACATCAACGAGCGGGCCTTCGCCTTGACGGAAGAGGCCGTGCGCGTCTCGCGGGCCGGCCACGACGAGGGCACGGTGAGCCGGTTCGACCTGCTCCGCGCGGAGGTCGAGCTCGCCAACAGGCGGACGCCCCTCGTCAAGGCGCACAACGACCTCGACCAGTCGCTGATCACGCTCCGGCGGCGGATCGGGATCGAGGCCGACGCCGAGATCGCGCTCGTCGACTCGCTCGAAACGGTGGCCATGCCGGGCACCCTCGACGGGCAGCTCGCCGGGATGCGGACCGCGAGCCCCGAGCTGGCAGCCCTCGAGCACCAGGTGGAGGCCATGCGGCACAACCTCGATCTCCAGCGCGCCGGGCGCTGGCCCGTCCTGCAGCTCACCGGGTCCTTCACCGTCCAGTCGGAGTGGTCGAACGAGTTCGTGCCCGACACCGACTACATCGCCCGCAGCGCCGCCGTTGGCGTCGGGTTCAACATCCCGATCTTCGACGGCCTCGAGACGAAGGGAAGGATCGGCAAGGCCCGGGCGGAGCTTCGAGCCGCCGAGCTGGAATTCGAGCGGGTGGAGCGCGAGAAGGCGCTCGTCGTCCGCGGCACCTGGCTCGCCCTCGAGAACGCTCTCGTCTCGCTCGAGGGGCGCGAGGAGGGCGTCCGTCTCGCCGAGGAGGCCTACCGGCTCGCACTCGTGCGGCTCCGCAACGGCCTGGCGACACCACTCGAGCGTCTCGACGCCGAGCTGGCGTTGACGACGGCCCGCGGCCAGCTCGCCGAGGCGCTCTACGCATGCAACGTCGCCCGGGCGGGGCTCGAGCTCGCCACGGGTTCGAGCGAATAG
- a CDS encoding DUF4340 domain-containing protein yields MKMKREYIALVCVIAALVLYIALRSGDRTHYDLPALDAVAGDEITKIVITRADTSFAIERMDDRWLIRPGDYEADGATVDRMVEALGAFDLQALVSETGSYARYGFSPEETIGVEAWVGDRRVRSVGIGKGSTNTRHTFVRIEGDDGVYQAGGGMRATFDLSVDKLRNKTIATLDRESIDRIEVAGENGFTLMKVPVAAETDTAAAVTQMAPPGSAWRTLDGQEADEAAVGRLVGAVANLRADGFVYGAEAGDLSSPVYEMTVAAGERRVTLGILAKRDDGTHVVVASSSGHPFYVSEWRAGQLMKSLDDLLPEQAE; encoded by the coding sequence ATGAAGATGAAACGGGAATACATCGCGCTCGTCTGCGTCATCGCCGCGCTCGTCCTGTACATCGCGCTGCGGAGCGGCGACCGCACGCACTACGACCTTCCCGCCCTCGACGCGGTCGCAGGGGACGAGATCACGAAGATCGTCATCACCAGGGCCGACACCTCGTTCGCCATCGAGCGGATGGATGACCGGTGGCTCATCCGGCCCGGCGACTACGAGGCGGACGGCGCGACCGTCGACCGCATGGTCGAGGCGCTCGGCGCCTTCGATCTCCAGGCGCTCGTCTCCGAGACGGGCAGCTACGCACGCTACGGCTTCTCGCCGGAGGAGACGATCGGCGTGGAGGCGTGGGTCGGCGACCGCCGCGTGCGGAGTGTCGGGATCGGCAAGGGGTCGACGAACACGCGGCACACCTTCGTCCGGATCGAGGGGGACGACGGGGTCTACCAGGCGGGGGGCGGCATGCGCGCGACCTTCGACCTCTCGGTCGACAAACTGAGGAACAAGACGATCGCCACCCTCGACCGCGAGTCGATCGACCGGATCGAGGTGGCCGGAGAAAACGGGTTCACGCTGATGAAGGTGCCGGTCGCCGCGGAGACGGACACCGCCGCCGCCGTCACGCAGATGGCCCCGCCCGGATCGGCCTGGCGGACGCTCGACGGGCAGGAGGCGGACGAGGCGGCCGTCGGGCGTCTCGTCGGCGCGGTGGCGAACCTCCGGGCCGACGGTTTCGTCTACGGCGCGGAGGCCGGGGATCTCTCCTCCCCCGTCTACGAGATGACCGTGGCGGCCGGGGAGCGTCGCGTCACGCTCGGGATCCTCGCGAAGCGGGACGACGGCACGCACGTCGTCGTCGCATCCTCGAGCGGGCATCCCTTCTACGTTTCCGAGTGGCGGGCCGGGCAGCTGATGAAATCGCTCGACGATCTGCTGCCGGAGCAGGCCGAATAG
- a CDS encoding methyltransferase domain-containing protein, with translation MAERDCHICPWWLGYLHLGPIRRLMQPPVKLLSPCLEPGMTAIDFGCAMGFFTLDMARLVGPGGRVIAVDIQERSLRTLRGRLRRAGLEERVDVRLGVPGWADDLDGAVDFVSAFYVVHEVPDAAAFFALARRVLVPAGRLFVIEPRGHVGEAAFRETERLALEAGFAVAGRPDVSRSRSVLLEAR, from the coding sequence ATGGCGGAGCGGGATTGCCACATCTGTCCCTGGTGGCTGGGGTATCTTCATCTCGGGCCGATCAGGCGGCTCATGCAGCCGCCCGTGAAACTGCTTTCCCCCTGTCTCGAACCGGGGATGACGGCGATCGATTTCGGATGCGCGATGGGATTCTTCACGCTCGACATGGCCCGGCTCGTCGGCCCGGGGGGGCGTGTGATCGCGGTCGACATCCAGGAGCGGTCGCTCCGGACCCTGCGCGGGCGCCTGCGCCGGGCCGGGCTCGAGGAACGCGTCGACGTCCGCCTCGGCGTCCCCGGCTGGGCGGACGACCTCGACGGCGCGGTCGATTTCGTTTCGGCTTTCTATGTCGTCCACGAGGTGCCCGATGCCGCGGCCTTCTTCGCCCTGGCGCGCCGCGTGCTCGTGCCGGCGGGGCGCCTCTTCGTCATCGAGCCCCGCGGGCACGTCGGCGAGGCGGCCTTCCGCGAGACCGAACGCCTCGCCCTCGAGGCCGGGTTCGCCGTGGCCGGCCGTCCGGACGTCAGCCGCAGCCGGTCCGTGCTCCTCGAGGCGCGATGA
- a CDS encoding TetR/AcrR family transcriptional regulator, translated as MMIREDGSSGRQTRKEREEGRLRSEILTAAARLFARQSFQKTSMQQIADDVEISVGRIYRFFDGKEEIFRELVEGVIAFIDRVGDAEVKKHDSPMRGLRSAFREIYMNIGAEHRDFLMILHNENPIRMKRYLLDYLVTQRRSIARMLGEAMDRGEIRRENPYILATMMVASAAAFLADSLDSDMQFTQAEYYETFERVMFDSLETGRGAAAETKEPR; from the coding sequence ATGATGATACGCGAAGATGGCTCTTCGGGGCGACAGACCCGCAAGGAGCGGGAGGAGGGGCGGCTTCGTAGCGAAATCCTCACCGCCGCCGCGCGGCTCTTCGCCCGGCAGAGCTTCCAGAAGACCTCGATGCAGCAGATCGCCGACGACGTGGAGATCTCCGTCGGGCGGATCTACCGTTTCTTCGACGGCAAGGAGGAGATCTTCCGCGAACTCGTCGAGGGGGTGATCGCGTTCATCGACCGGGTGGGCGATGCGGAGGTGAAGAAGCACGACTCCCCGATGCGGGGGCTGCGGAGCGCCTTCCGCGAGATCTACATGAACATCGGGGCGGAACACCGGGATTTCCTGATGATCCTCCACAACGAGAACCCGATCCGGATGAAGCGATACCTTCTCGATTATCTCGTCACGCAGCGACGGAGTATCGCGAGGATGCTCGGCGAAGCGATGGACCGGGGAGAGATCAGGCGGGAGAATCCATACATCCTGGCGACGATGATGGTCGCATCCGCCGCCGCCTTCCTCGCCGATTCCCTCGACAGCGACATGCAGTTCACCCAGGCGGAATACTACGAGACCTTCGAGCGCGTGATGTTCGATTCGCTCGAGACGGGACGCGGCGCGGCCGCCGAGACGAAGGAGCCCCGATGA
- a CDS encoding PadR family transcriptional regulator gives MDRKLRRELSAGSTALVLLAVLGRAGEPLYGYRISKLIEWEGNGAGPVTGGALYPVLRSLERSGLLASSVEPSVAGPPRRYYRITGDGRAALARWTAIWRDTVDFVDSTLKGTGDERDDS, from the coding sequence GTGGACAGGAAACTGCGCCGGGAGCTGAGCGCCGGCTCGACGGCCCTCGTGCTTCTCGCCGTCCTCGGCCGGGCCGGGGAGCCCCTCTACGGGTACCGGATCTCGAAGCTCATCGAATGGGAGGGAAACGGGGCCGGCCCGGTCACGGGAGGCGCCCTCTACCCCGTCCTGCGCTCCCTCGAACGGAGCGGACTGCTCGCGAGCAGCGTGGAGCCATCCGTCGCGGGGCCGCCGCGCCGCTACTACCGTATCACCGGCGACGGCCGGGCCGCCCTCGCCCGGTGGACGGCGATCTGGCGCGATACGGTCGATTTCGTCGATTCGACACTGAAAGGAACAGGCGATGAACGCGATGATAGCTGA
- a CDS encoding efflux RND transporter periplasmic adaptor subunit yields the protein MNETGGKKRRGRRTLFILVIVIVVVGAFALRFLDIRRGESLASIRSVQEQEGKPVETAVAERGDIRAWTTLAGTVEGATQTPVTSTNALIVVDVPVNEGDAVKAGDVIIRLEKTAPNPMVHSYDRSKALYDDALADAKRMRNLHREGAISEQALEKAEMALEVARADLENARVGTDLVAAHDGVVMSIGVEPGDLADTHEPLAWIARTDSARIVFQAGSRQALMLRRGQRAEWRDAATGNHGEGYVSKLDLAADPKTHLLEGEAIFGNAGGLLMPGLLVSFDVLSVDRSGVIRIPRRALVDAPGGFRVFVLSSGPEEETRAGLRAVETGFTGTDEVEIVSGIEPGERVVVFGQSALKDGDLVKVVGGEVE from the coding sequence ATGAACGAGACCGGCGGAAAGAAGAGAAGGGGACGGCGGACGCTGTTCATACTCGTGATCGTCATCGTGGTCGTCGGCGCCTTCGCGCTGCGGTTCCTGGACATCCGGAGGGGCGAGAGCCTCGCCAGCATACGATCGGTCCAGGAACAGGAGGGGAAACCGGTCGAGACGGCCGTCGCCGAACGCGGGGACATCCGGGCGTGGACGACCCTCGCCGGCACGGTCGAGGGCGCGACGCAGACCCCCGTCACGTCGACGAACGCCCTGATCGTCGTCGACGTTCCCGTAAACGAAGGCGACGCCGTGAAGGCGGGGGACGTGATCATCCGCCTCGAGAAGACCGCCCCGAACCCGATGGTGCACTCCTACGACCGCTCGAAGGCCCTGTACGACGACGCGCTCGCCGACGCGAAGCGGATGCGCAATCTCCACAGGGAGGGGGCGATCTCCGAGCAGGCGCTCGAGAAGGCCGAGATGGCCCTCGAGGTGGCCCGGGCCGATCTCGAGAACGCCCGCGTGGGCACCGACCTCGTCGCCGCGCACGACGGCGTCGTCATGAGCATCGGCGTGGAGCCGGGCGATCTCGCCGACACGCACGAGCCGCTGGCCTGGATCGCCAGGACCGACTCGGCGAGGATCGTCTTCCAGGCGGGGAGCCGCCAGGCGCTCATGCTGCGGCGCGGACAGCGGGCCGAGTGGCGCGACGCGGCCACCGGCAATCACGGCGAGGGATACGTCTCGAAGCTCGATCTCGCCGCGGACCCGAAGACCCATCTCCTCGAGGGGGAGGCGATCTTCGGGAACGCCGGGGGTCTCCTCATGCCGGGGCTTCTCGTCTCCTTCGACGTGCTCTCGGTCGACCGTTCCGGCGTGATCAGGATCCCGCGCCGCGCGCTCGTCGACGCCCCCGGGGGGTTCCGCGTCTTCGTCCTCTCCTCCGGCCCGGAGGAAGAGACGCGCGCCGGGCTCCGCGCCGTCGAAACCGGGTTCACCGGGACGGACGAGGTCGAGATCGTCTCGGGGATCGAGCCGGGCGAGCGGGTCGTGGTCTTCGGACAGAGCGCCCTCAAGGACGGCGACCTCGTCAAGGTCGTCGGCGGGGAGGTCGAGTGA
- a CDS encoding sensor domain-containing protein, which translates to MNAMIAEYLERLRIALHGADRATVQDALSDAGEHLATALAQAVETDPAADPRVAVSRIVEEYGSPEEIAAGYLELERQHVPPLAPGPVRRDRSLPERFFGVIADPRAYASLLYLLLSLVTGCIYFTWAVSGISLSLGFLVMIFGIPFIAFFLISVRALALVEGRIVEALLGVRMPRRPVFVSGDEGWWKRFRALLLDGRTWSTILYFVIMLPLGTLYFCVTITLLAYSLSGIFQPVLQYGFKLPLAQFGGWSFYTPGWLMPVTVVAGLLLLLGTMHVTKGIGRLHGRIARALLVR; encoded by the coding sequence ATGAACGCGATGATAGCTGAATACCTCGAGCGGCTCCGGATCGCCCTTCACGGGGCCGACCGGGCCACCGTGCAGGACGCCCTCTCGGACGCCGGGGAGCATCTGGCGACGGCGCTCGCGCAGGCCGTCGAGACCGATCCCGCCGCCGACCCGCGGGTCGCTGTCTCCCGTATCGTCGAGGAGTACGGCTCCCCGGAGGAGATCGCCGCCGGCTACCTCGAGCTCGAGCGGCAGCACGTCCCGCCCCTCGCCCCGGGACCGGTCCGGCGCGATCGCTCCCTGCCCGAGCGCTTCTTCGGCGTCATCGCCGACCCGCGCGCCTACGCGTCGCTCCTCTACCTCCTCCTGTCGCTGGTGACCGGGTGCATCTACTTCACCTGGGCGGTGAGCGGGATCTCGCTTTCCCTCGGATTCCTCGTGATGATCTTCGGCATCCCCTTCATCGCCTTCTTCCTCATCTCGGTGCGGGCCCTCGCGCTCGTCGAGGGACGGATCGTCGAGGCGCTGCTCGGCGTGCGGATGCCGCGACGACCGGTCTTCGTCTCCGGCGACGAGGGATGGTGGAAACGGTTCCGGGCCCTTCTCCTCGACGGGCGGACGTGGTCGACGATCCTCTACTTCGTCATCATGCTCCCCCTCGGCACCCTCTACTTCTGCGTGACGATCACGCTCCTCGCCTACTCGCTCAGCGGGATCTTCCAGCCCGTGCTGCAGTACGGATTCAAACTGCCCCTCGCGCAGTTCGGCGGCTGGTCCTTCTACACGCCGGGCTGGCTCATGCCGGTGACGGTCGTCGCCGGGCTTCTTCTCCTCCTCGGCACGATGCACGTGACGAAGGGGATCGGGCGGCTGCACGGCCGCATCGCGCGAGCGCTGCTCGTAAGGTGA